From the Lathyrus oleraceus cultivar Zhongwan6 chromosome 4, CAAS_Psat_ZW6_1.0, whole genome shotgun sequence genome, one window contains:
- the LOC127074190 gene encoding uncharacterized protein LOC127074190: MATATTTTTVVKYGIIGVGMMGREHLINLYHLRNQAVAVVAIADPHLPSQQLAIDLAHSFSWPLKVFSGHKELLDSGVCDVLVVSTPNMTHYGILMDIINHSKPHHVLVEKPLCTTVSHCKQVVLAAQKRPEILVQVGLEYRYMPPVAKLIEIVNGGSLGLVRMVSIREHRFPFLVKVNNWNRFNVNSGGTLVEKCCHFFDLMRLFVGANPVRVMASGAIDVNHKDEIYDGKVPDIIDNAYVIVEFDNGSRGMLDLCMFAEGSKNEQEISVVGDIGKGEAFVPESVVRFGTREAGRDGVQSLKAEDPRIKYDGLHHGSYLEHLNFLGAIRGEGEKGPAVDLEDGLISVAIGVAAQVSIEHGRFVTIQEVMDGLQV; this comes from the exons ATGGCCActgcaacaacaacaacaacagtagTAAAGTATGGAATAATAGGCGTTGGAATGATGGGAAGGGAACATCTCATCAATTTGTATCATCTTCGCAACCAAGCTGTCGCTGTTGTTGCCATTGCTGACCCTCACCTTCCCTCTCAACAACTCGCCATCGACCTAGCACACTCCTTTTCTTGGCCTCTCAAG GTTTTCTCAGGTCACAAGGAGTTGTTGGACAGTGGAGTTTGTGATGTTTTGGTGGTATCTACTCCTAATATGACACATTATGGCATTCTTATGGATATAATCAATCATTCAAAACCACATCATGTGTTGGTAGAAAAGCCACTCTGCACCACTGTTTCtcattgcaaacag GTTGTTCTTGCTGCTCAAAAGAGACCAGAGATATTGGTTCAGGTGGGACTTGAGTATAGATACATGCCGCCTGTTGCAAAACTGATAGAAATAGTGAACGGAGGAAGCCTTGGACTTGTTAGAATGGTATCTATTCGGGAGCACCGATTTCCTTTCTTGGTTAAG GTGAACAACTGGAATCGGTTCAATGTTAACTCAGGGGGAACTCTAGTAGAGAAGTGTTGCCACTTTTTTGATCTCATGAGGCTCTTTGTTGGCGCAAATCCTGTTCGTGTGATGGCTTCTGGAGCTATTGATGTTAATCACAAAGATGAAATATATGATGGAAAG GTTCCAGATATTATTGACAATGCATATGTTATAGTTGAATTTGACAATGGTTCTAGAGGAATGCTGGACCTTTGTATGTTTGCTGAAGGGAGTAAAAATGAGCAAGAAATATCCGTTGTTGGTGATATTGGAAAG GGAGAGGCTTTCGTTCCCGAGAGTGTTGTGCGGTTTGGAACACGTGAGGCAGGACGAGATGGTGTCCAGAGTTTGAAAGCAGAAGATCCCCGGATAAA ATATGATGGATTACACCATGGGTCCTATCTGGAACACCTAAATTTCTTGGGTGCTATTAGAGGTGAAGGTGAAAAGGGTCCTGCTGTAGATCTTGAAGATGGATTAATATCTGTCGCTATTGGAGTTGCAGCACAAGTTTCCATAGAACATGGTCGATTTGTTACTATTCAGGAAGTTATGGATGGCCTTCAAGTATGA